A section of the Deinococcus sp. KNUC1210 genome encodes:
- a CDS encoding S9 family peptidase, which yields MSVPIVGISDLQQLYADNSRDMPHLEYYFKAMMGDPVTQAALWRDRSAITHAAQLQAHMLMMHGVNDPRCPVNQARGFRDALLQAGREEGRDFEYVEFEDEDHFAGDIAGKTRTFRLLVDYLNRRL from the coding sequence GTGAGTGTTCCGATCGTCGGCATCAGCGATCTCCAGCAGTTGTACGCCGATAACAGCCGCGACATGCCGCACCTGGAGTATTACTTCAAAGCGATGATGGGCGACCCGGTCACACAGGCAGCGCTGTGGCGCGACCGCAGCGCCATTACCCACGCCGCCCAGTTGCAGGCACACATGTTGATGATGCACGGCGTCAACGATCCACGCTGCCCGGTCAACCAGGCCCGCGGGTTCCGAGACGCGCTCCTGCAAGCCGGGCGAGAAGAGGGCCGCGACTTCGAGTACGTCGAGTTCGAGGACGAAGATCACTTCGCGGGCGACATCGCCGGGAAAACCCGTACCTTCCGCCTGCTGGTCGACTACCTGAACCGTCGCCTGTAG
- a CDS encoding FUSC family protein has translation MVRFTLAVTLATAAESVFRIPNGYWIPLTVCLILRPEFAVTVHRGITRIAGTLVGVSVAFLIMRTIQPTGFLLDGMLILTAWLSYALFLTNYAVFSSVITLYILLSLSVAGGPQQIIETGTHRLLATLLGGSIALGSYLMWPTWQAVHVGEVLWEAVTAQLEYAQGLASVLEGGVEERVNECRGHARRWRLRADDLLQASLVEPHWPNDLSKGRARSLLETLNANAAALLAMQAQLQVKQPGRVGLLRRQLAELIAATEALRTELGQLPSVQAEHR, from the coding sequence GTGGTGCGCTTCACCCTCGCGGTAACCCTGGCGACAGCCGCCGAGAGCGTATTCAGGATTCCGAACGGATACTGGATTCCCCTGACAGTGTGCTTGATTCTGCGGCCAGAATTCGCTGTCACGGTGCACCGTGGCATCACCCGCATCGCTGGAACGCTCGTTGGTGTGAGTGTCGCGTTCCTCATCATGAGGACGATCCAGCCCACCGGATTCCTGCTGGACGGTATGTTGATCCTGACTGCATGGCTGTCGTACGCGCTGTTCCTCACCAACTATGCAGTATTTTCGAGCGTCATCACGCTGTACATCCTTCTGTCGCTCAGTGTGGCGGGAGGGCCGCAGCAGATCATCGAAACGGGAACGCATCGCCTGCTGGCCACCCTGCTCGGGGGAAGCATTGCCTTGGGAAGCTACCTGATGTGGCCGACGTGGCAGGCGGTCCATGTTGGGGAGGTGCTGTGGGAGGCAGTGACGGCGCAACTCGAGTACGCGCAGGGCCTCGCGAGCGTTCTTGAGGGTGGGGTTGAGGAAAGGGTGAATGAATGCCGGGGCCACGCACGAAGGTGGCGCTTGCGTGCTGACGATCTGCTTCAGGCATCGCTGGTGGAGCCGCACTGGCCGAACGACCTTTCGAAAGGACGAGCACGCTCCCTCCTGGAAACACTCAATGCAAACGCCGCAGCGCTTCTGGCAATGCAGGCGCAGCTACAGGTCAAGCAGCCGGGCCGCGTCGGCCTCCTCCGAAGGCAACTGGCCGAGCTCATCGCGGCCACCGAGGCACTCCGAACGGAGCTTGGTCAGTTACCTTCCGTGCAGGCCGAACACAGGTGA
- a CDS encoding FG-GAP repeat protein has product MTYKIEARPTGVTLGDVNGDGRLDVVITASFMSVLIKN; this is encoded by the coding sequence GTGACCTACAAGATTGAGGCCCGTCCTACGGGTGTCACGCTCGGGGACGTGAATGGCGATGGTCGGCTCGATGTAGTCATCACGGCCAGTTTCATGAGTGTCCTGATCAAAAACTGA
- a CDS encoding phosphotransferase enzyme family protein yields the protein MKPQKGQWEALGQWGDDAIRLEPLTGGVANDVWSVRVNGRLAVGRLGTRSDADLAWESELLQHLDRHGLTVPTPIPTLDGRLFVDGLVIMPFLEGQPPETEVDWRRAADVLRRLHALTADWPQRPGWRSSIDLLHAETCTKIDLRAMPAEGVARCRAAWARLVGSARCVVHGDPNPGNIRMTADRVALIDWDEAHLDVPDLDLVLPHNAADLDAHSYEIAAQASAAWEAAVCWDDAYSVSRLAEVRPV from the coding sequence ATGAAACCCCAGAAAGGACAATGGGAAGCACTCGGGCAGTGGGGTGACGACGCGATCCGCCTCGAACCGCTCACGGGCGGGGTCGCCAACGACGTGTGGAGCGTCCGCGTCAACGGGCGGCTCGCGGTCGGTCGTCTCGGTACCCGCAGCGACGCTGACCTGGCGTGGGAAAGCGAGCTGCTCCAACACCTCGACCGTCACGGTCTGACTGTGCCGACGCCGATCCCCACCTTGGACGGCAGACTGTTCGTCGACGGATTGGTCATCATGCCCTTCCTGGAGGGCCAACCCCCCGAAACGGAAGTCGACTGGCGGCGAGCGGCCGACGTGCTGCGCCGGCTGCATGCGCTCACTGCGGACTGGCCGCAGCGCCCGGGCTGGCGATCCTCGATTGATCTCCTGCACGCGGAGACGTGCACGAAGATCGACCTCAGGGCGATGCCGGCGGAAGGTGTCGCGCGCTGCCGAGCGGCGTGGGCGAGACTCGTTGGCAGCGCGCGGTGCGTCGTGCACGGGGATCCTAACCCGGGCAACATCCGCATGACAGCTGATCGGGTGGCGCTCATCGATTGGGACGAGGCCCACCTCGACGTTCCTGACCTCGACTTGGTGCTGCCGCACAACGCGGCAGATCTCGACGCTCACTCGTACGAGATCGCGGCACAAGCGTCGGCGGCATGGGAAGCCGCTGTCTGCTGGGACGATGCGTATTCAGTGTCGCGGCTGGCCGAAGTTCGTCCAGTCTGA
- a CDS encoding ATP-binding protein, which yields MTADHRAAPLPGDPLFLQPGEMAARIRDFDWTSTLGSPSTWSAPLRTYVHLMLASKQPMYLAWSHELIALYNDAYCPILGDKHPAALGKRTADIFGQDGYPGLKPIFDAALRGESAAFENLLVPLVRDGYMEECYFDVSYTPVYVDHHVAGVFSSITETTERVLAARRTRTLAALTDALLGARHLDPTIQAALHVAEDNVQDLPFLLLYLADGQGEDRLISSVGLGDEALAAWRTPPTAWRRTREPSVLPTLPLAVGPWPEPVTTLAVLPLTALGEERRLGHLVVGLNPRKHLDEPYRAFLRLFSGQLATAVRNAELMEELQQRNTELDARNRALSAFEEWTHDLTLDHDVYTLVERAQTLIGSLIPLNALVYYERDGDRWFVKRMLGEFGSEGLRAAHVAGLPHATTGNLRTPYETGETYYQEVYDAEVDHLEPHMTHVTATAMVPLKTSRGVRGVLGFAMFGRGGWSDAERTIVETVGRSLSLALDRAEQVADLARERERLAGRTVELASANEELEAFAYSVSHDLRTPVRHILSFNQLLRGALGTEVDVKAARYLEVVEQSAVRMNTLIDAMLDLSRSSRLPMQVRLVDLSMLVASIRTELKADLLDRQMEWRVSALPLVLGDHDLLRQVLLNLLSNAVKYTRTREQAVIEVWAEERDTAWAVRVKDNGVGFNPQYANKLFGVFQRLHRQEEFEGTGVGLANVRRIVSRHGGQVWAQGSPDAGATFGFTLPKQV from the coding sequence ATGACCGCTGATCACCGCGCCGCGCCCCTCCCTGGTGACCCGCTCTTCCTGCAGCCGGGTGAGATGGCCGCGCGGATACGCGACTTCGACTGGACCTCCACCCTCGGTTCGCCCAGCACGTGGTCGGCCCCGCTGCGCACCTACGTCCACCTGATGCTCGCGTCCAAGCAGCCGATGTACCTCGCGTGGTCGCACGAACTTATCGCGCTTTACAACGACGCGTACTGCCCCATCCTCGGGGATAAGCACCCCGCCGCGCTTGGCAAACGCACCGCCGACATCTTCGGGCAGGACGGCTACCCCGGTCTCAAACCTATCTTTGACGCCGCCCTCAGGGGAGAGAGCGCCGCGTTTGAGAACCTGCTCGTCCCCCTTGTCCGCGACGGGTACATGGAGGAGTGCTACTTCGACGTCAGTTACACCCCGGTGTACGTCGATCATCATGTAGCCGGGGTCTTCTCCTCCATCACGGAGACGACGGAGCGCGTGCTCGCCGCGCGGCGTACCCGCACCCTCGCCGCGCTCACTGACGCCCTCCTGGGCGCGCGTCACCTTGACCCCACCATCCAGGCCGCTCTCCACGTGGCGGAGGACAACGTTCAGGACCTTCCCTTCCTCCTGCTGTACCTCGCGGATGGGCAGGGAGAGGACCGTCTGATCAGCTCGGTCGGTCTGGGTGACGAGGCCCTCGCGGCTTGGCGCACCCCGCCCACGGCGTGGCGGAGGACGCGAGAACCGAGCGTGCTCCCCACCCTGCCGCTCGCGGTCGGGCCCTGGCCGGAACCCGTGACGACACTCGCGGTCTTACCGCTCACGGCCCTGGGAGAAGAACGGCGGCTGGGCCACCTGGTTGTGGGCCTCAATCCACGCAAGCACCTCGACGAGCCGTACCGGGCCTTTCTGCGGCTGTTCAGCGGGCAGCTCGCCACCGCGGTACGCAATGCCGAGCTGATGGAGGAGCTGCAGCAGCGGAACACGGAACTTGACGCGCGCAACCGGGCGCTGAGCGCCTTCGAGGAGTGGACGCACGACCTGACCCTCGACCATGACGTGTACACGCTGGTCGAACGCGCCCAAACGCTGATCGGCAGCCTGATTCCCCTGAACGCCCTCGTGTACTACGAACGCGACGGTGACCGGTGGTTCGTGAAGCGCATGCTGGGTGAATTTGGCAGTGAGGGGCTACGCGCCGCGCACGTGGCGGGCCTGCCGCACGCCACCACCGGCAACCTCCGCACACCCTACGAGACAGGCGAGACGTACTACCAGGAGGTGTATGACGCGGAGGTGGACCACCTGGAGCCCCACATGACGCACGTGACCGCCACGGCGATGGTGCCGCTCAAGACCTCGCGGGGGGTGCGGGGCGTGCTGGGGTTTGCGATGTTCGGGCGGGGGGGCTGGTCGGATGCCGAACGCACGATCGTCGAGACAGTCGGGCGCAGCTTGAGCTTGGCACTCGACCGGGCGGAGCAGGTGGCGGACCTGGCGCGGGAGCGTGAACGGCTCGCCGGGAGGACGGTGGAACTCGCGAGCGCCAACGAGGAGCTCGAAGCGTTCGCGTACTCGGTGTCACATGACCTGCGCACGCCCGTGCGGCACATCCTCAGCTTCAACCAGCTGCTCCGCGGGGCTCTGGGCACGGAGGTGGACGTCAAGGCGGCCCGGTACCTGGAGGTGGTGGAGCAGTCGGCGGTGCGGATGAACACCCTGATCGACGCGATGCTGGACCTGTCGCGCTCCTCCCGCCTCCCGATGCAGGTGAGGCTGGTGGACCTCTCGATGCTGGTCGCGTCGATCCGAACGGAGCTCAAAGCGGATCTGCTGGATCGGCAGATGGAGTGGCGAGTGTCGGCCCTGCCGCTCGTGCTGGGCGATCATGACTTGCTGCGTCAGGTGCTGCTCAACCTGCTCTCGAACGCGGTGAAGTACACCCGTACCCGCGAGCAGGCCGTGATCGAGGTGTGGGCGGAGGAACGTGATACGGCGTGGGCGGTGCGGGTGAAGGACAACGGGGTGGGGTTCAACCCGCAGTACGCGAACAAGTTGTTCGGGGTGTTCCAGAGGCTCCATCGTCAGGAAGAGTTCGAGGGGACCGGGGTAGGGCTGGCGAACGTGCGGCGGATCGTTTCCCGGCACGGCGGGCAGGTCTGGGCACAGGGATCCCCGGACGCTGGGGCGACGTTCGGGTTCACCTTGCCGAAGCAGGTGTAG